Part of the Anaerobacillus alkaliphilus genome, AACATAGGAAAGGAAAGATGATATGGCTCTGAAAGCAAGCGGTGCTAATCCAAAGAAATTCCATAAAAGTCAAGTAAAGTTCTATCTTTTCTTACTACCATTTGCGGTGTTTATGCTTTTACCAATCCTTTTTATCTTTAATCATGCCTTTAAACCACTTGATGAACTATATGCTTTTCCACCAAGATTTTTCGTTTACAAACCGACATTTGATAACTTTACAAATCTATTTGAACTAGCCAATGCTTCTGGTATTCCCATGAGTAGATATGTATTTAACAGTTTAATAGTTACATTCTCAGTTGTATTCCTTTCCGTGGTAATTTCTACCATGGCAGGCTATGTGCTTTCTAAAAAGAACTTTAAAGGAAAAAAGGCAATTTTTGAAATCAATAACGCTGCACTAATGTTCGTACCAATAGCAGTCATCATTCCAAGGTTCTTAACCGTTACAATTTTAGGAATTGAAGATACATTTTTTGCACACATACTGCCGTTGCTAGCGATGCCTGTAGGATTGTTCTTATTAAAACAGTTTATTGATCAAATCCCAGATTCGCTAATTGAAGCTGCGATTATTGATGGCGCCAGTGAGTTTAAAATCTATTTAAAAATTATTTTGCCATTAATTAAGCCGGCGATCGCAACAGCTGCGATCTTAGCGTTCCAATTAGTTTGGAATAATATTGAAACGTCAATTTTATTTACAACGAGTGAGAATATGAGAACACTAGCATTCTTTATGAACACACTAGTTGCTAATACAAACGTTGTAGTTGGTCAAGGGATGGCAGCAGTTGCATCATTAATTATGTTTGTTCCAAATTTAATTCTATTTATTATTTTACAAAGTATGGTTATGAACACGATGTCGCATTCTGGGTTAAAGTAGGTGAGAAAATGCTTAAAAAGTATAAATATATTAAACTCTTCATTTATATATTAATCTTTTTGTTTATCTATCCCAATCATAGTTTTGCCAATACCGCTTATAAAACCTTTACAGAAGATGGGTATGGAAACTATGTTGAAACCCAGACTGCTTATACAGTAGTGAATACAATTATTAAATTTGGAGATGAACAATTTCGTCAGGCTTCTGATCTAAAAATTGATAAATTTGGACTGTTGTATGTCTCGGATACTGGAAATAAACGAATTCTAGTTGGGAATAAACATGGTGAACTAGTAAGGATAATTGGGGAAGGGGTATTACAAAGACCAAACGGTATTTTCATAGCAGAAGATGATAGGTTATATGTGGCTGATGAAGTGGCAGCAAAAGTCTTTGTTTTTACCTTAGAGGGAGAATTAGTTGCTGAATTTGGAAAACCGGACAGTATCTTATTCGGTAAAACGTCTACGTTTGTTCCAGAAAAGGTGGCCGTAGATCGCCGCGATAATATTTATATCATTTCGAGAGGAAATCCGAATGGAATTATTCAAATTAACGCGAATAGCGGACAGTTTATTGGCTACTTTTCACCTAACCGAACGGTTGTCACGCCGTTAACTGTTTTTCGAAAAGCGATTTTTACAGATGAACAGTTAAGCAAAATGATTAGTATGGTACCGCCCAATGCTCATAACCTAAATATTGATAAACGAGGTCTTGTGTACACCGTTACTCATGGCGAAAGAATAAAGTCTATCAAAAAATTAAATATGGCAGGGCTTAATATTATCGATATGAACGTCTATGACCCATTTCCTTCGTCCATTGACGTAGGATCGTTAGACAATATCTTTGTCTCAGGAGAAAACGGATTTATCTATGAGTATACCAGCGAAGGAAACTTACTTTTTGTTTTTGGTGGGCGAGATGACGGTCGTCAACGGGTCGGACTTTTCAACAAAATTTCAGCGATCGCTTTGGATGAACATGATCATATTTACGCACTTGATCCTGAAAAAAGACAAATTCAACTATTTCAGCCAACTGAATTTGCTGACTTGGTTCATAATGCCTTAGCTCTTTATCAAAATGGTGATTATACACAAAGTAAAGAACCATGGAAAGAGGTTATTCGATTAAATAGTTTGTTCGATTTCGCCAATCTTGGATTAGGTGAAGCCTACTTTAAAGAAGAACAATATCAGGAGGCGTTAAATTCCTATCGCTCAGCCAAGTATAAGGTAGGTTACTCTGACGCTTTTTGGGAAAATCGCAACATCTGGGTTCGAGAAAATATTATTACTTTCCTCTTCTTGATACTTGGATTACTAATCGTCAAGAAAGTGTTAAGTCGGGTCGAAAGCAAACGTCGATATTGGTTCACATTTAAAACTAAGATGAATGAAAAATACAATTTAAAGTTAATCAAGGATCTTGTATTTCTAAAAAACTTCATACGAAGTCCCATTGATAGCTTTTATAGTATGAAATATGAAAACAAAACGAGTTATCTGTCTTCAATTTTATTGCTATTTTTCTTCTTTACTCTCTTTGTTTTAGAAAAGTATTACTCTGGGTTTATTTTCAGTTCAGTAGAAGATGGGGAATTTGCGATAGGTTCAGATTTTGCCTTTGTTTTTGGAATTTTCTTATTAGTCATCGTATCGAACTACTTAGTTTGTACGATCAATGATGGAGAAGGTAAATTTCAACACATCTTTAGTGGATTTATCTATTCGTTTGCCCCTTATTTTATACTGAAGCCGTTTGTGATTGTGTTCAGTAATATCTTAACTTTTAATGAGGTTTACCTATTAAATTTTGCTAATTTTTTCATTTATTCGTGGGTAGCTATATTGATCTTCATTATGATTAAGGAGATTAATGATTACACAGTAAAAGAAACGATAAAAATTATTCTTTTGACATTGTTTACAATGCTTATTGGTGTCCTATTACTCTTTATTGTGTATGTACTAATTACCCAAATGCTTTCATTCTTCATTTCTATCTTTAACGAGGGGGTGTATCGACTTGAGAATCGTTAAAACAAAAACAGCGGTAAAACTTGTGCTCTTTATCGCCATTGTTGCTAGTCTATTCACTTTTGTTTTTATGAGTGAAGACTCGGAGATCTCAGTGAATATTCCGAACACTCCATCTATACCTGAGCCGACCGATACCTCCAAAGAAGAAAAACCGGAGGATCAACCGGCACCAGCCCCTGAACCGGAACAAGTAGGCTTAGAGGACGATGGTTTAGAAAATCGTGTCAGTACAATCGCATCAAGGCAAGCTGCCATTGATGGACATAAGTACTTAACTGAAAATGAAAAAATTGAAATGTATGTAAAAGAAGAAAATCTCTCGATTGTCATTAGAGACAAAAACACTGGTGCGGTGATGTACTCAACGATTGAGAAACCGGTTCAAAGTAATGAAGCGTGGACAAATTTTATGAAATCATCGATTGTTATGGAATATTTAGTAGGAACAAATATTGTTACGTATCGGGCAGATATGTATTCAAATAATCCGAAAAAAGAAATCACTTACAAAGAAGATGGTTTTCATGCAAAAGTAACATATCCTGAACTTGAAATTACCTTTGAGTTAAATGTCAGTTTAACAGATTCAGGCTTGGTCACTGAAATTCCAAAAGATAAAATTCAAGAAAATAACGAGCGCTATAAAGTCTCAGGTTTTTATGTCTATCCATTTTTAGGCTATTCCAAATTGGGAGAGCGTGAAGGGTATATGTTTATCCCAGATGGATCAGGTGCATTAATTCATTTAAAGGATAACGATGGAAAGTTCAGACAACCATATTCCGAAATGGTTTATGGGAATAATGTCGGGATTGATGATCCTTTAGTATTATCGTTGTTTAACGGTATGAACCCCTTTAATAATCCTGAAAAAATTCTAGCTCCTGTTTTTGGAATGGTTCAGACAGATACAAACATAGGGTTTCTAGGAATTATTGAGGAAGGACAATATAGTGCAAAAATTGAGGCCTATCCAAGTGGTGCTATTCTTCCATACAACTGGGTAACATCTAAATTCATTTATCGTCAAGTATACAATCAACCGACAAGTCAGCAATCTGGAACGATGGTTGTTCGTCAAAGAAATATGAATGATTTTAATATAAGAGTTCGTTATGAATTCTTATCCCAAGAGAAAGCAACTTACTTTGGTTTAGCTGAAAGATATCGAAACTACTTACTAGATAATCAGTTGATCATGAAACGAGAAGATGATTTTAAAGTACGAGTAGATATGTTCGGTGCTGATGTAGAGAATGGACTGATATCTAAGAAGAATGTAACAATGACAACATTTGGTCAGGCTAGTCAAATTTTTAATGATTTACAAAGTAAAGGAATTGACCAAATTCTCTCTATTTACAAAGGTTGGCAGAATAAAGGATATTTTGCTGGGTTGCCATTCCGTTCATTTAAACCCGAATCAGCTTTAAACGATGATAAAAGTCTCCTAGATTTAATAGACGAGAGTAAGGAACAAAACATTGATTTGTTTTTGTATCACGATGCTCTAAGAATTAACTTAGCTGAAAATCGAAATCCGACGTATAAAGTCATGAGAAAATTTAATAAAAGGCAGTATAGTGAAGATGTTTACGGTAAAGTTTACAAATCTTTTCATTATTTACAACCAAAATCTAGTGTAGACACTTTGGAAAGAATGCAGAAACAATACTCAAATCATGGTGTTGATCAACTTCTCATTGCCGGAATTTCAAATCAATTATTTTCCTTCAGTGATAGTAATAAGGAATATGATCGGATTACAACAAAGGGATATTACGAGGAGATCATCTCAAATTATGATCAACAGTTTGATTTATTGTTAGAGCAACCATTCTCTTATTTGTGGAAATATACAAATGCAATGATCGATCTTCCGGCAAGTTCATCAGGTTATGTTTTTACGGATGAAGATATTCCTTTTATTGCTCTCACATTAAAAGGGATCGTGCCAATGTATTCGGAGTATGTTAACTTTCAAGCAAACCAAGTTGAATTTTTCTTGAAACTTGTTGAACAGGGGATAAATCCCTCATTCTTACTCACGCACGAAGATCCAGCAGCGTTGTTAAATACGAACTCTTCATCAATATATAGTTCGAAATATGAGCGTTATGAAGACGTTATTGAACAATACTACTTTGATCTAAAAGAAATTCATGAGACAACGAAAAATTCAGTGATTGTCAATTTTCAGCGGTCAAACGGGATCACCACAGTAACCTACGATAATGGAACAACGATTTATGTGAACTATCAGGACCGTGATGTTAAAGTGGCCGGACAAACAATTCAAGCTTTGTCATATAAGGTGGTGCGAGGCCGATGAAAATAAATCGGAAAAGTATGTATGGATATTTATTTATATCCCCTTGGTTGGTTGGATTTCTCATTTTTGTCGTATGGCCATTAGGGCAATCCTTTTATTTCAGCTTAAATAATATGAGAATTACACCTACTGGCTTACAGTTTCGATATGTTGGTTTTAACAACTATTTAGATGTTTGGTTAAAAGATATGTTTTTTATCCAGGAGCTCTTACAATTTGTTCTTCATATTCTCTTAAGAGTCCCAGTCATAGTCGTGTTTGCCTTGATTATTGCGATGCTCTTAAATGAAAAAGTAAGATTTCAAGGGGTATTTCGAACCATATTCTTTTTACCGGTCATTGTTGCCAGTGGCCCTGTGATTGACCAATTAGTCAGCCAGGGTGCGACAACAGTGCCAATGGTAGATCAAGGTGTCATTATTAGTGTTTTAACTGCATTTTTCCCTATGTGGTTGGCTCAGGTTATCGGACAATTGTTTAATCAAATCATTATTATTCTTTGGTACTCAGGGGTGCAAATATTAATCTTTCTTGCTGTGCTTCAGAAAATTGATGCTGCGTTATACGAGGCGGCGAAAATTGATGGAGCTTCAGGTTGGGAATGTTTTTGGAAGATCACGCTGCCTTCGATCAAACCTATTATCTTAATTAATTTTGTTTATACTCTTGTATTTTTAGCAAACAGTAGTCAAAACACGATCATTAATTTAATTTATACGAATATGTTCTCAGCCACGAGGGGGTATGGTTTCGCATCTGCCATGGCATGGATGTACGCGGTAATTATCTCGATATTGCTTCTGATCATTTTCTTGGTCTTCCGGGAAAAAGAAACTAAAAGAGCTTAGTAGAAAGGAAGAGGAACATGGCAGTACCAAAAACTCGAGAGTTTTATAAACTACTTCGAAGCGATACGATGACCAGGAAAGAAAAGACAAGAATTACGAAAGCTAAATTGTCTCGCTTTTTATTCGGCTTTAATGATCGAAGAGGGTTCGTTTTGAAAGTGACTATATACACCCTCTTATTATGTATTGGCTTTGTGTATTTATATCCGATACTTTATATGTTTATCACCAGTATGCAATCACTAGAAGACTTACTAAATTCGTCAGTAAACTGGATCCCTTCGACGCTTTATACTGACAACTACTCAAAAGCCTATTCGGTTATGAACATTAAGGATTCCTTAATGGGAAGTCTATTGATTGCAACAGTCCCTACGATATTCCAAGTAATAGTCGCTTCTATCGTAGGGTTCGGTTTTGCGAGATATAATTTCCGATTTAAAAAACTTTTTTTCGCTTTAATGATTTTTAGTTTTATAGTTCCACCACAAATCTTAATGATGCCTACTTACCGCTTGTTTAGTAACTTAGAATTAACCGGTTCACTCAATGCATTTATTGTTCCGGCAGCATTAGGGCAAGGATTGAACAGTACCATTTTCATCCTTATATTCTATCAATTCTTCAAACAAACACCTCAATCTTTATACGAGGCTGCGGAAGTAGATGGAGCAAACCAGTTTACATGTTTCTTTCGAATAGCTATTCCAATGGCGGTACCTGCCTTTATTATCGCCTTCTTATTTTCATTCGTATGGTATTGGAATGAAACATATCTGACAACGTTATATCTAACAAGTAGATCAAATGAATTAACAACGATATTGTTGCAACTACAACAATTTGAGCGAACTTATGAAGCGATGTATCC contains:
- a CDS encoding carbohydrate ABC transporter permease, which translates into the protein MALKASGANPKKFHKSQVKFYLFLLPFAVFMLLPILFIFNHAFKPLDELYAFPPRFFVYKPTFDNFTNLFELANASGIPMSRYVFNSLIVTFSVVFLSVVISTMAGYVLSKKNFKGKKAIFEINNAALMFVPIAVIIPRFLTVTILGIEDTFFAHILPLLAMPVGLFLLKQFIDQIPDSLIEAAIIDGASEFKIYLKIILPLIKPAIATAAILAFQLVWNNIETSILFTTSENMRTLAFFMNTLVANTNVVVGQGMAAVASLIMFVPNLILFIILQSMVMNTMSHSGLK
- a CDS encoding YIP1 family protein; this translates as MLKKYKYIKLFIYILIFLFIYPNHSFANTAYKTFTEDGYGNYVETQTAYTVVNTIIKFGDEQFRQASDLKIDKFGLLYVSDTGNKRILVGNKHGELVRIIGEGVLQRPNGIFIAEDDRLYVADEVAAKVFVFTLEGELVAEFGKPDSILFGKTSTFVPEKVAVDRRDNIYIISRGNPNGIIQINANSGQFIGYFSPNRTVVTPLTVFRKAIFTDEQLSKMISMVPPNAHNLNIDKRGLVYTVTHGERIKSIKKLNMAGLNIIDMNVYDPFPSSIDVGSLDNIFVSGENGFIYEYTSEGNLLFVFGGRDDGRQRVGLFNKISAIALDEHDHIYALDPEKRQIQLFQPTEFADLVHNALALYQNGDYTQSKEPWKEVIRLNSLFDFANLGLGEAYFKEEQYQEALNSYRSAKYKVGYSDAFWENRNIWVRENIITFLFLILGLLIVKKVLSRVESKRRYWFTFKTKMNEKYNLKLIKDLVFLKNFIRSPIDSFYSMKYENKTSYLSSILLLFFFFTLFVLEKYYSGFIFSSVEDGEFAIGSDFAFVFGIFLLVIVSNYLVCTINDGEGKFQHIFSGFIYSFAPYFILKPFVIVFSNILTFNEVYLLNFANFFIYSWVAILIFIMIKEINDYTVKETIKIILLTLFTMLIGVLLLFIVYVLITQMLSFFISIFNEGVYRLENR
- a CDS encoding DUF5696 domain-containing protein; this encodes MRIVKTKTAVKLVLFIAIVASLFTFVFMSEDSEISVNIPNTPSIPEPTDTSKEEKPEDQPAPAPEPEQVGLEDDGLENRVSTIASRQAAIDGHKYLTENEKIEMYVKEENLSIVIRDKNTGAVMYSTIEKPVQSNEAWTNFMKSSIVMEYLVGTNIVTYRADMYSNNPKKEITYKEDGFHAKVTYPELEITFELNVSLTDSGLVTEIPKDKIQENNERYKVSGFYVYPFLGYSKLGEREGYMFIPDGSGALIHLKDNDGKFRQPYSEMVYGNNVGIDDPLVLSLFNGMNPFNNPEKILAPVFGMVQTDTNIGFLGIIEEGQYSAKIEAYPSGAILPYNWVTSKFIYRQVYNQPTSQQSGTMVVRQRNMNDFNIRVRYEFLSQEKATYFGLAERYRNYLLDNQLIMKREDDFKVRVDMFGADVENGLISKKNVTMTTFGQASQIFNDLQSKGIDQILSIYKGWQNKGYFAGLPFRSFKPESALNDDKSLLDLIDESKEQNIDLFLYHDALRINLAENRNPTYKVMRKFNKRQYSEDVYGKVYKSFHYLQPKSSVDTLERMQKQYSNHGVDQLLIAGISNQLFSFSDSNKEYDRITTKGYYEEIISNYDQQFDLLLEQPFSYLWKYTNAMIDLPASSSGYVFTDEDIPFIALTLKGIVPMYSEYVNFQANQVEFFLKLVEQGINPSFLLTHEDPAALLNTNSSSIYSSKYERYEDVIEQYYFDLKEIHETTKNSVIVNFQRSNGITTVTYDNGTTIYVNYQDRDVKVAGQTIQALSYKVVRGR
- a CDS encoding carbohydrate ABC transporter permease, whose product is MKINRKSMYGYLFISPWLVGFLIFVVWPLGQSFYFSLNNMRITPTGLQFRYVGFNNYLDVWLKDMFFIQELLQFVLHILLRVPVIVVFALIIAMLLNEKVRFQGVFRTIFFLPVIVASGPVIDQLVSQGATTVPMVDQGVIISVLTAFFPMWLAQVIGQLFNQIIIILWYSGVQILIFLAVLQKIDAALYEAAKIDGASGWECFWKITLPSIKPIILINFVYTLVFLANSSQNTIINLIYTNMFSATRGYGFASAMAWMYAVIISILLLIIFLVFREKETKRA
- a CDS encoding carbohydrate ABC transporter permease; this encodes MAVPKTREFYKLLRSDTMTRKEKTRITKAKLSRFLFGFNDRRGFVLKVTIYTLLLCIGFVYLYPILYMFITSMQSLEDLLNSSVNWIPSTLYTDNYSKAYSVMNIKDSLMGSLLIATVPTIFQVIVASIVGFGFARYNFRFKKLFFALMIFSFIVPPQILMMPTYRLFSNLELTGSLNAFIVPAALGQGLNSTIFILIFYQFFKQTPQSLYEAAEVDGANQFTCFFRIAIPMAVPAFIIAFLFSFVWYWNETYLTTLYLTSRSNELTTILLQLQQFERTYEAMYPVTENSPNRINEGIKMAGTFISILPLLIVYFFLQRYFVESVDRTGIAGE